A DNA window from Arachis duranensis cultivar V14167 chromosome 3, aradu.V14167.gnm2.J7QH, whole genome shotgun sequence contains the following coding sequences:
- the LOC110278700 gene encoding uncharacterized protein LOC110278700, which translates to MAENKKASFQAQDPKDQTRNQPITIVEDAIEEQARTPKKKKKVQPMSLFQECEHNGNGTMFQAEKTSKTGNQRTVEADTMEQNDLSSDDEGEDASELSASSMKKGMSLDMYFKVHGINLEDEEVEEDEEDELDDAANDEGNGGQASNEELGTIKKKTRGKTMCKKLHATDFNDRREVEFFGGQPIGPTKEVVSNLNQLLGTTVRNPRFVTLLYTSWHGVPKNIKEDMWEYANQKFILPITSKPWVMKGFCRAWKKYKGKIKKEHFLKYNTKKEMIKNRPLEIPEVQFRKLIRYWSLPTVKAVSTKNAENRSKQTCPHRMGSTNFGIVRKQLRDSKENSEEPSRVEVFIATRTSKKGKEIDAKTQSTIAELQTRIEAGENDEDAFVGVLGNDQPGRVRCYGASITRSSLKKDEEIRQVKVEYNNKVESLEKKMDGVCSLLKVLVHQVNPGMSEEEVAALVQAAQNFPLDASSSRLRYTPCSSESTHIPPKDTPKGINGSHGIFHFA; encoded by the exons ATGGCTGAAAATAAGAAGGCTAGCTTCCAAGCTCAAGACCcaaaagatcaaacaagaaaccAACCTATCACAATTGTGGAAGATGCCATTGAAGAGCAAGCTAGAActccaaagaagaaaaagaaggtcCAACCAATGTCACTTTTTCAAGAATGTGAACATAATGGGAACGGGACAATGTTTCAAGCTGAAAAGACCTCCAAAACTGGGAATCAAAGGACTGTTGAAGCTGATACAATGGAACAAAATGATTTAAGTTCTGATGATGAGGGAGAAGATGCAAGCGAGCTAAGTGCAAGTTCAATGAAAAAAGGAATGAGTCTTGACATGTATTTTAAGGTACATGGGATAAATTTGGAAGATGAAGAAGTTGAGGAAGATGAGGAAGATGAGCTTGATGATGCTGCAAATGATGAGGGTAATGGAGGACAAGCTAGTAATGAAG AATTAGGcacaataaagaagaaaactcGTGGAAAGACAATGTGCAAAAAGCTTCATGCCACTGATTTTAATGATCGACGGGAGGTGGAATTTTTTGGAGGGCAACCTATAGGTCCAACCAAGGAGGTTGTATCTAACCTCAACCAACTTTTGGGCACAACAGTTAGAAATCCTCGTTTTGTGACTTTGCTATATACTAGTTGGCATGGTGTGCCTAAAAACATCAAAGAGGACATGTGGGAGTATGCCAAT CAAAAATTCATTCTTCCAATAACTTCAAAGCCGTGGGTAATGAAGGGATTTTGTCGTGCATGGAAAAAATACAAAggcaaaataaaaaaggaacatTTCTTGAAGTACAAcacaaagaaagaaatgatAAAGAACCGACCGTTAGAGATCCCCGAGGTTCAATTTCGCAAACTAATTCGGTATTGGAGTCTTCCGACTGTCAAG GCTGTGTCTACTAAGAATGCTGAAAATAGGTCAAAGCAAACATGTCCTCACCGGATGGGTTCCACAAATTTTGGAATAGTGCGCAAGCAGCTG CGCGACTCTAAAGAGAATAGTGAAGAACCATCAAGAGTTGAAGTTTTCATAGCAACTCGCACaagtaaaaaaggaaaagaaattgatGCTAAAACACAAAGCACAATT GCTGAACTTCAAACCCGAATAGAGGCAGGGGAAAATGATGAGGATGCATTTGTAGGAGTGCTAGGAAATGACCAACCAGGTCGAGTTCGTTGTTATGGGGCTTCGATTACAAGAAGCTCTCTTAAAAAGGATGAGGAGATTCGACAAGTCAAAGTTGAATACAACAACAAGGTTGAATCATTAGAGAAGAAGATGGACGGTGTATGCAGTTTACTAAAAGTATTGGTGCACCAAGTCAACCCTGGAATGAGTGAGGAAGAGGTAGCAGCCTTAGTGCAAGCTGCCCAAAATTTTCCTTTGGATGCCTCAAGTAGCAGACTGAGATATACTCCTTGCTCGTCCGAATCAACTCATATTCCACCCAAAGAT